A genome region from Geobacter pickeringii includes the following:
- a CDS encoding molybdopterin oxidoreductase family protein translates to MSATITRSVCPYDCPDTCGLLVEVENGRAVRVTGDPEHPFTRGTLCPKMLHYERTVHSPERLTTPLIRTGAKGAGEFRRASWEEAIATIAARWQEIIAAHGAEAILPYSYAGTMGLVQRNSGHPFFHRLGASRLERTICSPAKEAGWQAVMGETPAPHPDEVAESDLVILWGINAAATNIHFLHGVREAKRRGAAVWLIDTYETPTAKTADRVILPRPGSDGALALGLMHVISREGLVDRAFVAERVQGFAELAETILPDYPPERVEALTGIPAATVEELARLYAKARAPFIRLGSGLSRYGNGAMTIRTICALPALVGAYGKRGGGLFASTSTGPAFALKEVTREDFQARPTRLVNMNRLGHALTELADPPVMALYVYHSNPAAVTPDQNAILRGLGRDDLFTVVHERFMTDTARWADVVLPATSSLETSDLYRAYGTYCIQRCRPAVPPVGESRSNWDTFALLAEAMGFDEPFFRQSADELIDRLLAIPTSMREGIDLARFNEGKGVELPLPADAPRTFRTPSGKVEILNPREPEPLPRFLPAHEEGGTLPLMLMTAPTPYALNASFYEQEELREKQGGMCLMVNPAEAAARGLADGQRVVAFNVRGEVAFILRVTGGVPAGVAVAEGVWWSAHAPGDRTVNALTSQRLTDRGNGSTFYDTRIDIRATA, encoded by the coding sequence ATGTCCGCAACGATCACGCGCTCCGTCTGCCCCTATGACTGCCCCGACACCTGCGGCCTGCTGGTGGAGGTGGAAAACGGCCGGGCCGTCCGGGTGACCGGCGACCCGGAGCACCCGTTCACCCGCGGCACCCTCTGCCCGAAGATGCTCCACTACGAGCGGACGGTCCACTCGCCCGAGCGCCTGACGACGCCGCTGATCCGCACCGGGGCCAAGGGGGCGGGGGAGTTCCGCCGGGCCTCGTGGGAGGAGGCGATCGCCACCATCGCGGCCCGCTGGCAGGAGATCATCGCGGCCCACGGGGCGGAGGCGATCCTCCCCTACTCCTACGCCGGGACCATGGGGCTTGTGCAGCGCAACAGCGGCCACCCGTTCTTCCATCGGCTGGGGGCTTCCCGGCTGGAGCGGACCATCTGTTCGCCGGCCAAGGAGGCGGGGTGGCAGGCGGTGATGGGGGAGACCCCGGCCCCCCACCCGGACGAGGTGGCGGAGAGCGATCTGGTGATCCTCTGGGGGATCAACGCAGCGGCGACGAACATCCATTTCCTCCACGGGGTGCGGGAGGCAAAGAGGCGGGGGGCGGCGGTCTGGCTCATCGACACCTACGAGACCCCCACCGCGAAGACGGCAGACCGGGTGATCCTCCCCCGGCCGGGGAGCGACGGGGCCCTGGCCCTGGGGCTGATGCACGTCATTAGCCGGGAGGGGCTTGTGGACCGCGCGTTTGTGGCGGAGCGGGTGCAGGGGTTCGCGGAGCTGGCGGAAACGATCCTCCCCGATTATCCGCCGGAGCGGGTGGAAGCCCTCACCGGCATCCCGGCGGCCACCGTCGAGGAGCTGGCCCGGCTCTACGCCAAGGCCCGGGCGCCGTTCATCCGCCTCGGGAGCGGGCTGTCGCGCTACGGCAACGGCGCCATGACAATCCGCACCATCTGCGCCCTGCCGGCGCTGGTGGGGGCCTACGGGAAGCGGGGGGGCGGGCTCTTCGCCTCCACCTCCACTGGCCCCGCCTTCGCCCTGAAGGAGGTGACCCGGGAGGATTTCCAGGCGCGCCCCACGCGGCTGGTGAACATGAACCGCCTCGGCCATGCCCTGACGGAGCTGGCCGACCCGCCGGTGATGGCGCTCTACGTCTACCACTCAAACCCCGCCGCCGTGACGCCGGACCAGAACGCGATCCTCCGGGGGCTCGGCCGCGACGATCTCTTCACGGTGGTCCACGAGCGGTTCATGACCGACACCGCCCGCTGGGCCGACGTGGTCCTCCCCGCCACCTCGTCCCTGGAGACGAGCGACCTCTACCGCGCCTACGGCACCTACTGCATCCAGCGGTGCCGGCCGGCGGTCCCGCCGGTGGGGGAGAGCAGGTCTAACTGGGATACCTTCGCCCTCCTGGCGGAGGCGATGGGGTTCGACGAGCCATTCTTCCGCCAGAGCGCCGACGAGCTCATCGACCGGCTCCTGGCGATCCCGACGTCGATGCGGGAGGGGATCGACCTGGCCCGCTTCAACGAGGGGAAGGGGGTGGAGCTGCCGCTTCCCGCTGATGCCCCCCGCACCTTCCGCACGCCATCGGGGAAGGTGGAGATCCTGAACCCGCGGGAGCCGGAACCGCTCCCCCGCTTCCTCCCGGCCCACGAGGAGGGGGGGACGCTGCCGCTCATGCTCATGACCGCCCCGACCCCCTACGCCCTCAACGCCTCGTTCTACGAGCAGGAGGAGCTGCGGGAGAAGCAGGGGGGGATGTGCCTCATGGTGAACCCGGCGGAGGCGGCAGCGCGCGGCCTGGCCGACGGCCAGCGGGTCGTCGCCTTCAACGTCCGGGGGGAGGTGGCGTTCATCCTGCGGGTGACCGGGGGGGTGCCGGCCGGCGTGGCGGTGGCCGAAGGGGTCTGGTGGAGCGCCCATGCACCGGGCGACCGGACGGTGAACGCCCTGACCAGCCAGCGCCTCACCGACCGGGGGAACGGGAGCACCTTCTACGATACGCGGATCGACATCCGCGCCACGGCCTGA
- a CDS encoding Crp/Fnr family transcriptional regulator — protein MPARMKLTNVNLLRLFEAPGAGDLGREFRSRLFPRKTLVYSPSDEADLVFIVKRGRLRVYLSYEDREFTLAFLEAGDIFSTHTRAFVQTVEDTELLVTGTAAFQQRVSEIPEVSQAMVKVLGDLLKNSLSTIEGLVFKDARLRLVEFLAAAAADRGRPAGGGIMVELGLKTEDIALLVGTTRQTISTIMNDLIKAGIIEKIDRRTICVRKLDELTAWKDSL, from the coding sequence ATGCCTGCCAGGATGAAACTGACCAACGTGAACCTGCTGCGGCTCTTCGAGGCCCCCGGCGCCGGCGACCTGGGGCGGGAGTTCCGCAGCCGCCTCTTCCCCCGCAAGACCCTGGTCTACTCCCCGTCCGACGAGGCGGACCTCGTCTTCATCGTGAAGCGGGGGAGGCTGCGGGTCTATCTTTCCTACGAGGACCGGGAGTTCACCCTCGCCTTCCTGGAGGCGGGGGACATCTTCAGCACCCACACCCGGGCCTTTGTCCAGACGGTGGAGGATACCGAACTCCTGGTGACCGGCACGGCGGCCTTTCAGCAGCGGGTGTCGGAAATCCCGGAGGTCTCCCAGGCCATGGTGAAGGTGCTGGGGGACCTGCTCAAGAACTCCCTGTCGACCATCGAGGGGCTCGTGTTCAAGGATGCGCGGCTGCGCCTCGTGGAATTCCTCGCCGCGGCCGCCGCTGACCGGGGACGGCCGGCCGGCGGCGGCATCATGGTGGAGCTCGGGCTGAAGACCGAGGATATCGCCCTGCTGGTGGGGACGACCCGCCAGACGATCTCCACCATCATGAACGACCTGATAAAGGCCGGCATCATCGAGAAGATCGACCGGCGGACCATCTGCGTCCGCAAGCTCGACGAGCTGACCGCCTGGAAGGATTCCCTCTAG
- a CDS encoding NADH-quinone oxidoreductase subunit B family protein, producing the protein METAHNDTSEPPLGLFRINAGSCNGCDVELAATAAVSRFDVERLGCRYTESPGEAAIVLITGPLTARVREKALRLHGAVPEPKVTVAVGVCPVSGGVFRDSYAVAGPVDAYLPVDVNVPGCPPRPQAIVAGIAEAVLLWKARRDGVPPPTAGSLPESGGENAAPAGVRGRMRFNAAACVGCRMCAHVCAGSAIRFDEEEAGLRFTLWHNSCAFCALCAHYCRTGALAVTEEWQLAHRHEEQYRLVEQGVVPRLPCAGCGEPLLPVPPELLRVAFRETSPEIARLTALCPECRQKESIGGTRR; encoded by the coding sequence ATGGAAACTGCGCACAACGACACCTCCGAACCGCCCCTGGGACTGTTCCGCATCAATGCCGGCTCCTGCAACGGCTGCGACGTGGAGCTGGCCGCCACCGCCGCCGTCTCCCGCTTCGACGTGGAGCGGCTCGGGTGCCGCTACACCGAGTCGCCCGGGGAGGCCGCCATCGTCCTGATTACCGGACCGCTGACGGCCCGGGTGAGGGAGAAGGCGCTCCGCCTCCACGGCGCGGTCCCCGAGCCGAAGGTGACGGTGGCCGTGGGGGTCTGCCCCGTCTCCGGCGGGGTCTTCCGCGACAGCTACGCCGTGGCGGGTCCGGTGGACGCGTATCTGCCGGTGGATGTCAACGTCCCCGGCTGCCCGCCGCGCCCCCAGGCCATCGTCGCGGGGATCGCCGAGGCGGTGCTCCTCTGGAAGGCGCGGCGCGACGGCGTGCCACCGCCGACGGCGGGGAGCCTCCCGGAATCTGGCGGGGAGAACGCCGCCCCGGCCGGGGTGCGGGGGAGGATGCGGTTCAACGCCGCAGCCTGCGTCGGCTGCCGCATGTGCGCCCACGTCTGCGCCGGCAGCGCCATTCGTTTCGACGAGGAGGAGGCGGGGCTCCGCTTCACCCTCTGGCACAACAGCTGCGCCTTCTGCGCCCTCTGCGCCCACTACTGCCGGACCGGGGCCCTCGCCGTGACGGAGGAGTGGCAGCTCGCCCATCGCCATGAAGAGCAGTACCGCCTGGTGGAGCAGGGGGTGGTCCCCCGCCTCCCCTGCGCCGGCTGCGGCGAGCCCCTTCTGCCGGTCCCCCCGGAACTGCTCCGGGTCGCCTTCCGGGAGACGAGCCCGGAGATCGCCCGGCTGACGGCCCTCTGCCCGGAATGCCGGCAGAAGGAGAGTATCGGAGGAACAAGACGATGA
- a CDS encoding NADH-quinone oxidoreductase subunit C produces MTELSEKVPAALSRRIGEEVAVEWRIDAKGVMTGWCRLRQGAFILPAAEGVARLGGRLSMVTASLSAGARQRGVREIAYHFDLDGTTLTLTIELPLEGAEVPSLTPVFRNADWNEREFMELYAIRVIGHPDPRRLFLDKSIEPAAFERLIPYSTFTNGASSTALWAKVMTRAGGEEAP; encoded by the coding sequence ATGACGGAACTGAGCGAAAAGGTACCGGCCGCGCTGTCGCGGCGGATCGGGGAAGAGGTGGCCGTGGAGTGGCGGATCGACGCCAAGGGGGTCATGACCGGCTGGTGCCGGCTGCGCCAGGGGGCCTTCATCCTCCCGGCGGCAGAGGGGGTGGCACGCCTTGGGGGGCGCCTCAGCATGGTGACCGCCTCCCTCTCGGCGGGGGCAAGACAGCGGGGGGTACGGGAGATCGCCTACCACTTCGACCTGGACGGCACGACCCTGACGCTGACCATTGAGCTCCCGCTGGAGGGGGCGGAGGTTCCATCGCTCACCCCGGTATTCCGCAACGCCGACTGGAACGAGCGGGAGTTCATGGAGCTGTACGCAATCCGGGTGATCGGCCATCCCGACCCCCGGCGGCTCTTCCTCGACAAATCGATCGAGCCGGCCGCCTTCGAGCGGCTCATCCCCTACTCCACCTTCACCAACGGCGCCAGCAGCACGGCCCTCTGGGCGAAGGTGATGACCCGCGCCGGCGGAGAGGAGGCGCCATGA
- a CDS encoding hydrogenase large subunit has product MSRTITLGPREVGLEEPMYFRVEVEGETVTGLDVVAGQVHRGMEHLVMKRNLYQNITLLERLCSLCSNSHPSTFCTAVEEIAGICIPARAEYLRAIADEIKRISSHLFNCAVIAHIVGRGTLFRGVMETREIMQETKEAIYGNRMDLAANCIGGVRYDLAPESAAFLGREMERMKAPLDELYRIYATDADLTARTEGVGVLPRRDAVACAVVGPVARASGVAYDVRTKSPYGAYDRLRVEVAGEGAGDVRARTLVRLREARESVSLIEQCLAQMPAEPACLDTLPEIPAGEAIAKSEAPRGELIYYLNTDGTDMPARLKWRVPSYMNWDALAVMLKGEKVSAIPLVVNSIDPCISCTDR; this is encoded by the coding sequence ATGAGCAGGACGATCACCCTCGGCCCCCGCGAGGTTGGCCTGGAGGAGCCGATGTATTTCCGGGTGGAGGTGGAAGGGGAGACCGTGACGGGGCTCGACGTCGTGGCGGGGCAGGTCCACCGGGGGATGGAGCACCTGGTGATGAAGCGCAACCTCTACCAGAACATCACCCTGCTGGAGCGCCTCTGCTCCCTCTGCTCCAACAGCCACCCGAGCACCTTCTGCACGGCGGTGGAGGAGATCGCCGGCATCTGCATCCCGGCGCGGGCAGAGTACCTGCGGGCCATTGCCGACGAGATCAAGCGGATCTCCTCGCACCTCTTCAACTGCGCCGTCATCGCCCACATCGTCGGCCGGGGGACCCTCTTCAGGGGGGTGATGGAGACCCGCGAGATCATGCAGGAAACCAAGGAGGCGATCTACGGCAACCGGATGGACCTGGCCGCCAACTGCATCGGCGGGGTGCGGTACGACCTGGCGCCGGAGTCGGCCGCCTTCCTCGGAAGGGAGATGGAACGGATGAAGGCCCCCCTGGACGAGCTGTACCGGATCTACGCCACGGACGCCGACCTCACGGCCCGCACCGAGGGGGTGGGGGTTCTGCCGAGGCGGGATGCCGTCGCCTGCGCCGTGGTGGGGCCGGTGGCGCGGGCCTCAGGCGTCGCCTACGACGTGCGGACGAAGAGCCCCTACGGGGCCTATGACCGGCTCCGCGTCGAGGTGGCGGGTGAAGGTGCCGGCGACGTCCGGGCCCGGACGCTGGTGCGGCTGCGAGAGGCGCGGGAGTCGGTCTCCCTCATCGAGCAGTGCCTGGCGCAGATGCCGGCGGAGCCGGCCTGCCTCGACACCCTGCCGGAGATCCCGGCCGGAGAGGCCATCGCCAAATCCGAAGCCCCCCGGGGGGAGCTCATCTACTACCTCAACACCGACGGAACCGACATGCCGGCCCGCCTCAAGTGGCGGGTGCCGAGCTACATGAACTGGGATGCCCTGGCGGTGATGCTGAAGGGGGAGAAGGTTTCCGCCATCCCCCTGGTGGTGAACAGCATCGATCCCTGCATCTCCTGCACGGATCGCTGA
- a CDS encoding 4Fe-4S dicluster domain-containing protein: MKKQQRENVIVFSDPERCLGCHGCELACAVAHGGCDLYAAAARGLTLRPRNRVVAAGG; encoded by the coding sequence ATGAAGAAACAGCAGCGTGAGAATGTGATCGTCTTTTCCGATCCGGAGCGGTGCCTCGGCTGCCACGGCTGTGAGCTGGCCTGCGCCGTGGCCCACGGCGGGTGCGACCTGTACGCGGCGGCGGCCCGGGGGCTCACGCTCCGCCCCCGCAACCGGGTGGTGGCGGCGGGGGGGTGA
- a CDS encoding 4Fe-4S dicluster domain-containing protein: protein MPVQCRQCEDAPCAFACPTGSILQEEGKVGIREKNCVGCKVCVMVCPFGAISVKAEAETAPDGRTNRGVARKCDLCAGTGREVPACIEACPTKALSLVDLDEFRQTLLEARVAELAQSHRYLTQRKVKP from the coding sequence ATGCCGGTCCAGTGCCGGCAGTGCGAGGACGCCCCCTGCGCCTTCGCCTGCCCCACCGGGTCGATCCTCCAGGAGGAGGGGAAGGTCGGCATCCGGGAGAAGAACTGCGTCGGCTGCAAGGTCTGCGTGATGGTCTGCCCCTTCGGTGCCATCAGCGTCAAGGCCGAGGCGGAGACGGCCCCCGACGGGCGGACCAACCGGGGGGTGGCGCGCAAGTGCGACCTCTGCGCCGGCACCGGCCGGGAGGTGCCGGCCTGCATCGAGGCATGTCCCACCAAGGCCTTGAGCCTCGTCGATCTTGATGAATTCCGCCAGACCCTGCTGGAGGCGCGGGTGGCGGAACTGGCCCAATCCCACAGATATCTCACTCAGAGGAAGGTGAAACCATGA
- the cooS gene encoding anaerobic carbon-monoxide dehydrogenase catalytic subunit encodes MTMNHSIDPAVAALLPLAKKEGIATVWDRYKAMQPQCGFGQLGVCCRICWKGPCRIDPFGDGPQRGICGADADTIVARNVIRMIASGAASHSEHGRHVALALLGVAEGKLPDYRIRDEEKLRAVAAKLGLETDGKEIPAIAREVALATLGDFQNQDHDTPCTWLASTLTEKRLERLAGLHALPHNIDAVVTQILARTHVGCDADPANLILGGVKGALADYDGMCLATELSDVLFGTPRPAVTAANLGVLKEDAVNIAVHGHNPLLSEVVCDLALLMDDEARRAGAAGGINIVGICCTGNEVMVRHGIPLATNYLSQEMALVTGAVDAMVVDVQCIMPSVSEIGACFHTEIITTMDDNRIPGATHVRFRETTAAENAREIVSLAIAAFRRRNPQRVVIPDFRQTAVVGFGTEAIVGALAALNADDPLKPLIDSIANGSIRGIALFAGCNNTRTTQDSSFVTMAKKLARNNVLLLATGCGAGSFAKHGLMTQEATEEHAGDSLKGVLTAVGTAAGLGGPLPLVLHMGSCVDNSRAVEVAVAVANRLGVDLDQLPLVASAPEAMSEKAVAIGTWSVALGIPTHLGTMPQVTGSPAVTELLTETAKDLLGGYFMVELDPDKAADRLLAVIDERRQGLGI; translated from the coding sequence ATGACCATGAACCACTCCATCGATCCGGCCGTCGCAGCGCTGCTCCCCCTGGCGAAGAAGGAAGGGATTGCCACCGTCTGGGACCGCTACAAGGCGATGCAGCCCCAGTGCGGCTTCGGCCAGCTCGGGGTCTGCTGCCGCATCTGCTGGAAAGGCCCCTGCCGCATCGACCCCTTCGGCGACGGCCCCCAGCGGGGGATCTGCGGCGCCGACGCCGACACCATCGTGGCCCGCAACGTGATCCGGATGATCGCCAGCGGCGCGGCGTCCCATTCGGAGCACGGCCGGCACGTGGCCCTCGCCCTGCTGGGGGTGGCCGAAGGGAAGCTCCCCGACTACCGCATCCGGGACGAGGAGAAGCTGCGGGCCGTGGCCGCGAAGCTCGGCCTGGAGACCGACGGTAAGGAGATTCCCGCCATCGCCCGGGAGGTTGCCCTGGCGACGCTGGGGGATTTCCAGAACCAGGATCACGACACGCCGTGCACCTGGCTCGCCTCGACCCTGACGGAGAAGCGACTGGAGCGGCTCGCCGGGCTCCACGCGCTCCCCCACAACATCGACGCGGTGGTCACCCAGATCCTGGCCCGTACCCACGTGGGGTGCGACGCCGACCCCGCCAACCTGATCCTCGGCGGGGTGAAGGGGGCCCTGGCCGACTACGACGGCATGTGCCTCGCCACGGAGCTCTCCGACGTCCTCTTCGGCACCCCCCGGCCGGCAGTGACCGCCGCCAACCTCGGGGTCCTGAAGGAGGACGCGGTCAACATCGCGGTGCATGGCCACAACCCGCTGCTGAGCGAGGTGGTCTGCGACCTGGCCCTGCTGATGGATGACGAGGCGCGGCGGGCCGGGGCCGCGGGAGGGATCAACATCGTCGGCATCTGCTGCACCGGCAACGAGGTGATGGTCCGTCACGGCATCCCCCTGGCCACCAACTACCTCTCCCAGGAAATGGCGCTGGTGACCGGGGCGGTGGACGCCATGGTGGTGGACGTGCAGTGCATCATGCCGTCCGTCAGCGAGATCGGCGCCTGCTTCCACACCGAGATCATCACCACCATGGACGACAACCGGATTCCCGGCGCCACCCACGTGCGGTTCCGGGAGACGACCGCCGCCGAGAACGCCCGGGAGATCGTCTCTCTGGCCATCGCCGCCTTCCGGCGGCGCAACCCGCAGCGGGTCGTCATCCCCGACTTCAGGCAGACGGCGGTGGTGGGGTTCGGCACCGAGGCCATCGTGGGGGCCCTGGCCGCCCTGAACGCCGATGATCCCCTGAAGCCCCTCATCGACAGCATCGCCAACGGCAGCATCCGGGGAATCGCCCTCTTCGCGGGGTGCAACAACACCCGGACCACCCAGGACAGCAGCTTCGTGACCATGGCGAAGAAGCTCGCCCGGAACAACGTCCTGCTGCTCGCCACCGGCTGCGGCGCCGGCTCCTTTGCCAAGCACGGGCTCATGACCCAGGAGGCGACCGAAGAGCATGCCGGCGACTCCCTCAAGGGGGTGCTGACGGCGGTGGGGACGGCGGCCGGCCTCGGCGGACCGCTGCCGCTGGTGCTCCACATGGGCTCCTGCGTCGACAACAGCCGGGCGGTGGAGGTGGCGGTGGCGGTGGCCAACCGGCTGGGGGTCGACCTGGACCAGCTCCCCCTGGTGGCCTCGGCGCCGGAGGCGATGTCCGAGAAGGCGGTCGCCATCGGCACCTGGAGCGTAGCCCTCGGCATCCCGACCCACCTGGGGACCATGCCGCAGGTGACCGGCTCCCCGGCGGTGACCGAGTTGCTGACCGAGACGGCCAAGGATCTCCTGGGCGGCTACTTCATGGTGGAGCTCGACCCCGACAAGGCCGCGGACCGGCTCCTGGCGGTGATCGACGAGCGGCGGCAGGGTTTGGGTATCTGA
- a CDS encoding ATP-binding protein, with protein MCDGHHGHHHHHDGAAATGKGIRIAITGKGGVGKTTLAGMLARAFAAEGRRVLAIDADPDANLASALGVPAEAGARLTPISKMKELARERTGAGEGEGSLFRLNPTVSDLPERYGVEHEGVRLLQMGTVEQGGSGCVCPEHTLVKRLMKHLLLERDDVVIMDMEAGIEHLGRGTAESVDALVIVVEPGQRSMQTARQITALAGDIGIGNVFLVGSKIRDDADCRFISAAMPPASLLGFISLSDEIRAADRDGASPFDCDGKARSEALAIKDALTVEIGGRGSCRSASPR; from the coding sequence ATGTGCGACGGACATCACGGGCACCATCACCATCACGACGGTGCCGCAGCAACGGGAAAAGGGATCAGGATCGCCATCACGGGGAAAGGGGGGGTCGGCAAGACGACCCTCGCCGGGATGCTGGCCCGCGCCTTCGCGGCGGAGGGGCGGCGGGTGCTGGCCATCGACGCCGACCCGGACGCCAACCTCGCATCGGCCCTGGGGGTCCCCGCGGAGGCGGGGGCCCGCCTCACCCCCATCTCGAAGATGAAGGAGTTGGCCCGGGAACGGACCGGCGCGGGGGAGGGGGAGGGTTCGCTCTTCAGGCTCAATCCGACGGTGAGCGACCTGCCCGAGCGGTACGGCGTGGAGCACGAAGGGGTGCGGCTCCTGCAGATGGGGACCGTGGAGCAGGGAGGGAGCGGCTGCGTCTGCCCCGAGCACACCCTCGTCAAGCGGCTCATGAAGCATCTCCTGCTGGAGCGGGACGACGTGGTGATCATGGACATGGAGGCCGGCATCGAGCACCTGGGACGGGGGACGGCGGAATCGGTCGATGCGCTCGTCATCGTGGTGGAGCCGGGGCAGCGGAGCATGCAGACCGCCCGGCAGATCACCGCCCTGGCCGGTGACATCGGCATCGGCAACGTCTTCCTCGTGGGGAGCAAGATCCGTGACGACGCCGACTGCCGCTTCATCTCCGCCGCCATGCCGCCGGCCTCCCTGCTCGGCTTCATCTCCCTGAGCGACGAGATCCGGGCGGCGGACCGGGACGGGGCATCCCCCTTCGACTGCGACGGGAAGGCCCGTTCCGAAGCCCTGGCGATCAAGGATGCCCTCACCGTCGAAATCGGGGGGCGTGGCTCGTGCCGCTCTGCTTCCCCCCGGTGA
- a CDS encoding chemotaxis protein: MADNRILLESGTNELEIVEFMLNEQNERGETIPSHFGVNVAKVREIIRKPQMWKVPNAHPAIAGMMKLRDKVITVVELATVLGKSMEVLPAERVVVLEFNRMIVGVLVNDVSRIYRISWEQVEPPVRAIESAYVTGVVKMDDRIILILDFEKILGEICSENILHEVNESQLLEAPALDRSRHRILVADDSSFIRSSICSTLRGAGYLVEEAENGEEAWQMISAKLDRCRTAGTDLKRELDLLITDVEMPKMDGLHLTTLVKKDDILKELPVLIFSSLATDDNRRKWKDLGALDIVTKPDLPNLVKIADSIMN; the protein is encoded by the coding sequence ATGGCTGACAACAGAATACTCCTGGAGAGCGGTACCAACGAGCTGGAGATCGTGGAGTTCATGCTCAACGAGCAGAACGAGCGGGGGGAGACGATCCCGTCCCATTTCGGCGTCAACGTCGCCAAGGTGCGGGAGATCATCCGCAAACCGCAGATGTGGAAGGTTCCCAACGCCCACCCCGCCATCGCCGGGATGATGAAGCTGCGGGACAAGGTGATCACGGTGGTGGAGCTGGCCACCGTCCTCGGCAAGAGCATGGAGGTCCTCCCCGCCGAGCGGGTGGTGGTCCTCGAATTCAACCGGATGATCGTGGGGGTGCTGGTGAACGACGTCTCCCGCATCTACCGCATCTCCTGGGAGCAGGTGGAGCCGCCGGTGCGGGCCATCGAGTCGGCCTACGTCACCGGCGTCGTGAAGATGGATGACCGGATCATCCTGATCCTCGACTTCGAGAAGATCCTCGGCGAGATCTGTTCGGAAAACATCCTCCACGAAGTGAACGAGAGCCAGCTCCTGGAGGCGCCGGCCCTGGACCGGAGCCGGCACCGGATCCTGGTGGCCGACGACTCCTCCTTCATCCGCAGCAGCATCTGCTCCACCCTCCGGGGGGCCGGCTACCTCGTGGAGGAAGCGGAGAACGGCGAAGAGGCGTGGCAGATGATCTCGGCGAAGCTCGACCGCTGCCGCACCGCCGGCACCGACCTCAAGCGCGAGCTGGACCTCCTCATAACCGACGTGGAGATGCCGAAGATGGACGGTCTCCACCTCACCACCCTGGTCAAGAAGGACGACATCCTGAAGGAGCTGCCGGTGCTGATCTTCTCCTCCCTGGCCACCGACGACAACCGGCGGAAGTGGAAGGACCTGGGAGCGCTCGACATCGTCACCAAGCCCGACCTGCCGAACCTGGTGAAGATCGCCGACAGCATCATGAACTGA
- a CDS encoding type II toxin-antitoxin system MqsA family antitoxin, with translation MKCPLCKGKMVPGTTNLPFTLDDGNVIVVTHVPALVCDQCGDDFVEMDVVRKVERVVERVERDGISMGLVEYGKAA, from the coding sequence ATGAAGTGCCCGCTCTGCAAAGGGAAAATGGTGCCGGGAACGACCAATCTCCCCTTCACTCTTGACGATGGTAACGTAATCGTCGTTACCCATGTCCCCGCCCTTGTGTGCGACCAGTGCGGCGATGATTTCGTCGAGATGGACGTGGTGAGGAAGGTGGAGCGGGTTGTCGAGCGCGTCGAGCGCGACGGCATCAGCATGGGGCTCGTCGAGTACGGCAAGGCCGCCTGA
- a CDS encoding DUF4258 domain-containing protein — MPFNISTIRSLAASDKMALKRHSILRMHQRRIAVDELKEALLFCELVEGYPTDRPLPSGLVLGHTAGGRTLHAVVAIDQDEQMLWIITVYEPTPADWEEGFTQRR, encoded by the coding sequence ATGCCGTTCAATATATCAACCATCCGTTCGCTGGCCGCATCCGACAAGATGGCGCTCAAGCGCCACTCTATCCTGAGGATGCATCAGCGCCGGATTGCTGTCGATGAACTGAAGGAAGCGCTCCTTTTCTGCGAACTGGTCGAGGGTTATCCCACCGACCGGCCCTTGCCGAGCGGTCTGGTCCTGGGCCATACCGCCGGAGGAAGGACGCTCCATGCGGTGGTCGCCATCGACCAGGATGAACAGATGCTCTGGATCATAACCGTTTACGAGCCGACTCCCGCCGATTGGGAAGAAGGCTTCACCCAAAGGAGATAA